In Trichocoleus desertorum NBK24, the following are encoded in one genomic region:
- a CDS encoding carbonic anhydrase, which translates to MSVRKQLSRRNMLKFGAGALGSGAIAVGLSAKSQAAPPAVTKPAPTTGAAKAKVAKDDLSPEQALKLLMDGNKRFVTRKLERPRQDWARVQEVAKDQTPFAAVLSCADSRIPSEIVFDQGFGDLFVCRVAGNVATPEEIGSLEFGAAVLGTKVIMVIGHERCGAVKATIKGAQVPGQIGSLIDAIKPALSRTNKFTGDPLAKAAKANVSLQVDKLKASPVLADLIASGKLKVVGAYYDLDAGTITLV; encoded by the coding sequence ATGAGTGTTCGGAAACAGCTTTCCCGTCGAAACATGTTGAAGTTTGGTGCGGGAGCTTTGGGCAGTGGCGCGATCGCCGTTGGGTTGAGTGCCAAATCACAGGCAGCTCCACCAGCCGTGACCAAACCAGCCCCTACCACAGGCGCTGCCAAGGCAAAAGTTGCCAAGGATGACCTCAGCCCGGAACAGGCGCTGAAACTCTTAATGGATGGCAACAAGCGCTTTGTGACTCGAAAGCTGGAACGGCCTCGTCAAGATTGGGCCAGAGTGCAGGAAGTTGCCAAAGACCAAACTCCCTTTGCAGCGGTCTTAAGCTGTGCTGATTCACGAATTCCCTCTGAGATTGTTTTTGACCAGGGATTTGGAGATTTGTTTGTCTGCCGCGTTGCGGGCAATGTCGCAACCCCTGAGGAAATCGGCAGTTTGGAATTCGGGGCTGCGGTGCTGGGAACCAAAGTGATTATGGTAATCGGTCACGAACGATGTGGAGCGGTAAAAGCCACGATCAAGGGGGCACAGGTGCCAGGACAAATTGGCAGCCTAATTGATGCGATTAAACCTGCTCTAAGTCGCACCAACAAGTTCACAGGTGATCCGCTGGCAAAGGCAGCGAAAGCCAATGTGTCGCTGCAAGTTGACAAGCTCAAGGCTTCCCCAGTACTAGCCGATCTGATTGCATCAGGAAAACTGAAAGTAGTGGGTGCTTACTACGATTTGGATGCTGGAACGATCACGCTCGTTTAA
- a CDS encoding NADH-quinone oxidoreductase subunit M: MLSTIIWLPVLGAALIGFWPQTWSPQRSHFVAWAIAGLTFLAAVFLAINFDFQASGLQFQEHISWIAPLGLDYRLGVDGLSLPLVVLNGFLIWIAIQSTPKQVSRPRLFYSLIFLLSAAVAGAFLAQNLLLFFLFYELELIPLYLLIVIWGGDRRGYAATKFLIYQALSGIVLLIGFLAWAWASGSSTFTVEVEALASSLPMGLQLILLSILILGFGIKMPLVPFHTWLPDAYVEASTPVSILLGGIVSKLGTYGLIRFGLALFPDAWHVVAPWLATAAVVTSLYGALVAIAQTDMKKMIAYSSVSHLSYVLLASAAATELSLLGAVCQMVAHGLILALLFYLVGVIEAKTGSRDLAQLQGLLNPKRGLPLISGILILGTMASAGIPGMVGFVGEFLSFQGSYIMFPAQTLLCLASTGLTSVYFVLLINRALFGRLEDKLSYLPKVTWEEQIPAIALIALIVLLGVQPNALVRWSQTTTNSLVAMVAEHSPQQVALTPHSPQSEIVNP; encoded by the coding sequence ATGCTCAGTACAATCATTTGGCTGCCTGTGTTGGGCGCTGCTTTAATCGGATTTTGGCCGCAAACCTGGAGTCCACAGCGATCGCATTTTGTGGCTTGGGCAATCGCGGGTTTAACTTTTCTCGCCGCAGTATTCTTGGCGATCAACTTCGACTTTCAAGCATCGGGGCTGCAATTTCAAGAACATATTAGTTGGATCGCTCCCCTTGGTCTCGACTATCGCCTAGGAGTGGATGGGTTGTCGTTGCCGTTGGTGGTGCTGAATGGGTTCCTAATTTGGATCGCAATTCAAAGCACCCCTAAGCAAGTGTCCCGCCCTCGACTGTTCTACTCACTAATCTTCTTGCTGAGTGCCGCAGTGGCGGGAGCTTTTCTCGCCCAGAACTTGCTGTTGTTCTTCTTGTTCTACGAGCTAGAGCTGATTCCCCTCTATTTACTAATCGTGATTTGGGGGGGCGATCGCCGAGGCTATGCAGCAACCAAGTTTCTGATTTACCAAGCACTCTCCGGGATTGTCTTGTTGATTGGATTTCTGGCTTGGGCTTGGGCGAGTGGATCGAGCACCTTCACAGTGGAAGTAGAAGCGTTGGCTTCTTCCTTACCAATGGGACTGCAACTCATATTGCTCTCGATTCTGATTCTAGGCTTTGGGATCAAAATGCCCCTGGTACCCTTCCATACTTGGCTACCGGATGCCTATGTAGAAGCCTCCACGCCTGTTTCAATTTTGTTAGGCGGCATTGTTTCTAAACTGGGCACCTATGGCTTGATCCGATTTGGCCTTGCTTTGTTTCCCGATGCGTGGCATGTGGTAGCACCTTGGTTGGCTACTGCGGCTGTCGTTACCTCTTTGTATGGCGCTTTGGTGGCGATCGCTCAGACCGACATGAAGAAGATGATCGCCTACAGCTCTGTCTCCCACCTCAGTTATGTGTTGCTGGCTAGTGCAGCTGCTACGGAACTGAGTCTCTTGGGTGCGGTTTGCCAGATGGTGGCTCACGGCTTGATCTTGGCACTCCTGTTCTATCTCGTGGGTGTGATTGAAGCCAAAACAGGTAGCCGCGATTTGGCTCAACTGCAAGGACTGTTAAACCCTAAGCGTGGATTGCCTTTAATCAGCGGAATTTTAATCTTGGGGACAATGGCGAGTGCTGGAATTCCTGGAATGGTCGGCTTTGTCGGTGAGTTTCTCAGCTTTCAAGGGAGCTACATCATGTTTCCGGCGCAAACGCTGCTTTGCCTAGCCAGTACTGGACTCACCTCAGTTTATTTTGTGCTTCTGATTAACCGAGCGTTGTTTGGTCGCTTAGAAGACAAGCTCAGCTACCTGCCTAAGGTGACTTGGGAAGAACAAATCCCGGCGATCGCTCTAATCGCTTTGATTGTTCTATTAGGGGTGCAACCGAATGCGCTTGTGAGATGGAGTCAAACCACTACCAATTCTCTCGTGGCAATGGTGGCTGAGCACAGCCCACAGCAGGTTGCTCTCACCCCGCACTCCCCTCAATCCGAAATAGTGAACCCATAA
- a CDS encoding CO2 hydration protein produces the protein MTTATATQLPPSTHEFAEVIHRLEAGGAMLPDTPENLMQIIGIYKAYAVPMDFYWRDLLYIAERVFLNPLPFFKYFLPQEYLDLHNHYAGDDADLRIWRGEATAHPELLAFMQKGETTQMPKLFHHLLHDRVNMEFAEACMRAMLWHRGMGGKFDPYLDTPEYKAAADRAIKAYFKGNPAMLGLYKLFPEMFIEQVRQLSYYANLGLFWEVMAPVFFEMSDRYDCGEITTVPEAMNFLVNGIFAVAGRPIYHHVYIDGECYEIIPKSCGFTWLYEAALPYVEAVFYRTAPFRGTKSYNAQAEQVPAEQKDFHYGILYADVNPVGTAGIPPTLLMQDMLHFLPPYLVDYYQQHCRGKDDMLIQLGVTFQRSMYCVTSAVIQALRTALLYPLDDQNPKHLQANREFFEAQIDRFKRPEARLRDIQSQSYR, from the coding sequence ATGACAACTGCAACTGCAACCCAGCTACCTCCTTCTACCCATGAATTTGCCGAGGTGATTCATCGGTTAGAAGCGGGTGGTGCCATGCTGCCTGACACGCCAGAAAACCTCATGCAAATTATCGGCATCTACAAAGCCTATGCGGTGCCGATGGATTTTTACTGGCGAGATCTCCTTTATATTGCTGAGCGAGTCTTCCTCAATCCCTTGCCCTTTTTCAAGTACTTCCTCCCTCAAGAATATTTAGATTTACATAACCACTACGCCGGAGACGACGCAGATTTGCGGATTTGGCGAGGCGAAGCGACCGCCCATCCAGAACTGCTTGCATTCATGCAGAAGGGCGAAACCACCCAAATGCCCAAGCTGTTCCACCATTTGCTGCACGATCGCGTCAATATGGAGTTTGCCGAAGCTTGTATGCGAGCGATGTTGTGGCATCGGGGCATGGGTGGCAAGTTTGACCCCTACCTCGACACTCCCGAATACAAAGCCGCTGCCGATCGCGCCATCAAGGCCTACTTCAAGGGCAATCCTGCGATGCTGGGCCTCTACAAGCTATTCCCAGAGATGTTTATTGAGCAGGTGCGGCAGTTGTCTTACTATGCCAACCTGGGATTGTTTTGGGAAGTCATGGCTCCCGTGTTCTTTGAGATGAGCGATCGCTACGATTGCGGGGAAATCACCACCGTTCCCGAAGCGATGAATTTCTTGGTGAATGGTATCTTTGCCGTCGCAGGCCGTCCCATTTACCACCACGTCTACATCGACGGAGAGTGCTACGAAATCATCCCCAAATCCTGCGGATTTACCTGGCTCTACGAAGCTGCTCTCCCCTATGTGGAAGCCGTTTTCTATCGCACTGCTCCCTTCCGGGGCACCAAGTCCTACAACGCTCAAGCGGAGCAAGTTCCAGCCGAGCAGAAAGATTTCCACTATGGCATTCTTTACGCCGATGTCAATCCTGTCGGGACAGCAGGGATTCCTCCGACACTGCTGATGCAGGATATGTTGCACTTCTTGCCCCCCTACTTGGTGGACTATTACCAGCAACATTGCCGTGGCAAAGATGACATGCTGATTCAGCTAGGCGTGACTTTTCAGCGATCGATGTATTGCGTGACTTCAGCAGTCATTCAAGCACTCCGGACGGCGTTGCTTTACCCCTTAGATGATCAAAATCCCAAGCATTTGCAAGCCAATCGAGAGTTCTTTGAAGCGCAGATCGATCGCTTTAAGCGTCCAGAAGCTCGCTTGCGGGATATTCAGTCTCAATCTTATCGATAA